The DNA sequence CGAGATCAACGACAGTCAGCAGGAGGCCTGGCGCAAGACGATCGAGATTTTCGAGGAGGGCCAGGCGCGCCCGCGCACGGTGGCGTTGTTTCCGGAGGATCGCTGCGGCCAGGTCGCCGATCCGGACATCGTGCGGATTCGTTTGAGCCAGCTTTCGCTGCATCGGCCCCGGCAGTGGGGCGCCTGCTGGCTGGCGGCTCAACTTTGGGAACAAGTGGGGCTGGATCGGTTTTGGGCCGCGCATCTGCCGCCCAGCCGCAAGGGCACGCGCTGGGATTACGTGCTGCAGATTCTGGTGAGCTATCGGCTGCTGGATCTGGGCAGCGAATGGCGCTTGTATCGGCATTGGTTTGAGCACAGCGCCCTGGCCGATCTGCTGGGAGCGGATCTGACGGTGGCGGACATTCACAAGCTCTACGAGTGTCACGAGCGCCTGCTGGATCACAAAAAGGAGTTGTTCACGCATCTCACGGTGCAATGGAAGGATTTGTTCAACGCGAAATTCGAGGTGCTGCTCTATGATTTGACCTCGACCTATTTTGAAAGTGATCCGCCCTTTCCCGCAGGCGACAAGCGTCGCCACGGCTACAGCCGGGACCAGCGCTCCGATTGCGTGCAGGTGGTCCTCGCGCTGATCGTCACGCCCGAAGGGTTTCCGCTGGCTTACGAAGTGTTGGCCAGCCACACCAGCGACAAAACCACGCTGGCCGATTTCCTGAAAAAGATTGAGGCGCAATACGGCCAAGCCGAGCGCCTCCGGGTGATGGACCGGGGCCTTCCGACCGAGGACACTTTGAAAGCAATGCGCGCGGCCCAACCGCCGGTGCAATATCTGGTGGGCACGCCCCGCGGCCGCCTCACGCAATATGAAAAACGCCTGACCGAAATTCCCTGGCAAGTGGCGCGCGCAGGCGTGTCGGTCAAGCTCTTGGCCGAGGGAGAGGAACTCTACGTGCTGGCCGAGAGCCAGGACCGGGTCAACAAAGAACGGGCCATGCGCCGCCGCCAGCTCAAAGGATTATGGAAGCGGCTCCAGCAACTGCAAAAGATGGAACTCCAGCGCGATGCGTTGCTCAAGAAACTGGGGGCCGCGTTGCACGAATATCCGGCCGGCGCGCGGCGGGTCCAAACCACCGTGGCGGCCGAGACGGCCGCACTTTCCTTCACACTGAACAAAGACAAACTGCGTCAGACACGCCAACGAGAAGGCCGCTATTTGTTGCGCAGCAATATCACCCGCGGTCGCTGCGCCGAAGCACTCTGGCAATTTTACAGTCAACTCACCGAAGTGGAGGCGGCCTTCAAAAATCTCAAGGGCGACCTGGCCTTGCGTCCGATTTACCATCCACTGGCGCACCGGATCGAAGCGCACATTTTCATTTCCTTCCTGGCTTACTGCCTGCACGTGACCTTGCGCCGCC is a window from the Verrucomicrobiota bacterium genome containing:
- a CDS encoding IS1634 family transposase, coding for MFLRYTSRKKNGKEHRYYSLVENRRVAGGRVVQRHALYLGEINDSQQEAWRKTIEIFEEGQARPRTVALFPEDRCGQVADPDIVRIRLSQLSLHRPRQWGACWLAAQLWEQVGLDRFWAAHLPPSRKGTRWDYVLQILVSYRLLDLGSEWRLYRHWFEHSALADLLGADLTVADIHKLYECHERLLDHKKELFTHLTVQWKDLFNAKFEVLLYDLTSTYFESDPPFPAGDKRRHGYSRDQRSDCVQVVLALIVTPEGFPLAYEVLASHTSDKTTLADFLKKIEAQYGQAERLRVMDRGLPTEDTLKAMRAAQPPVQYLVGTPRGRLTQYEKRLTEIPWQVARAGVSVKLLAEGEELYVLAESQDRVNKERAMRRRQLKGLWKRLQQLQKMELQRDALLKKLGAALHEYPAGARRVQTTVAAETAALSFTLNKDKLRQTRQREGRYLLRSNITRGRCAEALWQFYSQLTEVEAAFKNLKGDLALRPIYHPLAHRIEAHIFISFLAYCLHVTLRRRLRDLAPGLTPRAVLEKFAALQMLDVHLPTTDERTVILSRYTQPEKDVQLLLQRLKLELPAQPPPKITSPKLPAPAAL